A stretch of Triticum aestivum cultivar Chinese Spring chromosome 1D, IWGSC CS RefSeq v2.1, whole genome shotgun sequence DNA encodes these proteins:
- the LOC123165197 gene encoding BTB/POZ and MATH domain-containing protein 1-like — MAELCDLPAAVVASSEESSYVIKIDGYSRIKGQIQHGNYVKSTPFTVGGHDWVVEYYPNGSDTEKYEAGFISVFLALAPAGAKDVKAKFRFSLLDREGEPIASKSKNTSEHIFNSKRSSRGFSSFIKKADLEGAAYLRHDSFSIRCDVTVVKYIHRGNRIIAIPPSNLHQHLGDLLLESKDGADVTFHVGEVSFLAHRSILTARSSVFRAELFGAMKEKGGSPIEISDMESDVFKALLHFIYTDSLPAPETSSGDETRRDAVMASHLLVAADRYNIERLKLICEEKLCNLIDSNIVATTLALAEQHGSYRVKDACFEFLVSPSNLEAMMASDGYKHLKNSCPSVLRELAASFLPAELKAVKDIIMTI; from the coding sequence ATGGCGGAGCTGTGCGATCTTCCTGCTGCCGTTGTAGCGTCATCTGAGGAAAGTTCATATGTGATCAAGATAGACGGATACTCAAGAATCAAGGGCCAAATTCAGCATGGCAACTACGTGAAATCTACCCCTTTCACTGTTGGAGGTCATGATTGGGTTGTGGAGTATTACCCAAACGGTTCCGACACCGAAAAGTATGAAGCCGGCTTCATATCTGTTTTTCTAGCTCTTGCCCCCGCTGGTGCCAAGGATGTGAAGGCAAAATTTAGATTTAGTTTGCTTGACAGGGAAGGGGAACCAATTGCATCAAAAAGCAAGAACACCTCCGAACACATCTTCAATAGCAAACGTTCAAGTAGGGGTTTTAGTAGTTTTATCAAGAAGGCTGATCTTGAGGGAGCGGCTTATCTAAGGCACGACAGTTTCAGCATCAGGTGTGATGTTACCGTTGTGAAGTATATCCACAGAGGTAATCGGATTATTGCGATTCCTCCAAGCAACTTGCACCAGCATCTCGGTGACCTCCTCCTAGAGAGCAAAGATGGAGCGGACGTGACCTTTCATGTCGGCGAGGTGAGTTTCTTGGCTCATAGGTCCATACTCACAGCTCGGTCATCCGTCTTTAGAGCTGAGCTCTTTGGCGCCATGAAGGAGAAAGGCGGTAGTCCAATTGAAATCAGTGATATGGAAAGTGATGTATTCAAAGCATTGCTCCACTTCATATACACTGACTCACTGCCCGCTCCTGAGACGAGTAGTGGGGATGAAACACGGAGAGACGCGGTGATGGCTAGCCATCTACTTGTTGCAGCTGATAGGTACAACATTGAGAGGTTGAAGCTCATTTGTGAAGAGAAGTTGTGCAACCTCATTGACTCCAACATCGTGGCGACCACTTTGGCTCTAGCTGAGCAGCACGGCTCTTATAGAGTCAAAGATGCTTGCTTTGAGTTCCTTGTTTCTCCTTCCAATTTGGAAGCGATGATGGCAAGTGATGGTTACAAGCATCTGAAGAATAGCTGCCCGTCTGTTCTCAGAGAGCTGGCTGCTAGCTTCCTGCCGGCCGAGCTGAAAGCGGTCAAAGATATTATCATGACAATTTAG